One genomic segment of Pseudomonadota bacterium includes these proteins:
- a CDS encoding glycoside hydrolase family 88 protein, translating into MNTFRWRGASAALLLSTCLVATSGEKETSRKSVLKLAARVADWQLARMDASDQGITSFVEETRSARSWQQGAFWVGMTRFADASGEPRFRDAILTMGRANQWTLGPRRYHADDHVIGQGYLWAAHNGAGAEAFAPLRATFDAILAAPAIVHLSFVPATDYESTECLRRWCWCDALFMSPPAWVELSQLSGDPRYAEFALQEFWATTDFLYDPAEKLYFRDSRFFGRRDDQGRKLFWSRGNGWVFAGIANILDVLPANSAHRPRLEALFRDMAVKLKSLQKPDGYWPPSLLGPENSPPETSGTGFYVYGLAWGVKHGLLDAAEYRPAIDSGWRALTRAVAKDGRLGWVQQVSDQPDKVAETDTQYYGTGAFLLAASAFASLPAGK; encoded by the coding sequence ATGAACACATTCCGCTGGCGCGGCGCCTCGGCAGCGCTGCTCCTCTCGACGTGTTTAGTCGCAACGAGCGGCGAGAAAGAAACCTCCCGCAAATCCGTACTCAAACTCGCGGCACGCGTGGCCGATTGGCAGCTTGCGCGCATGGACGCCTCCGACCAGGGCATCACCAGTTTCGTCGAAGAAACGCGCAGTGCCCGCAGCTGGCAGCAAGGCGCGTTCTGGGTGGGCATGACGCGTTTCGCGGATGCCAGTGGGGAGCCGCGCTTTCGCGACGCCATCCTGACGATGGGCCGTGCAAATCAATGGACGCTTGGCCCGCGCCGCTATCACGCGGACGATCACGTGATCGGCCAGGGTTACCTGTGGGCGGCGCATAACGGAGCCGGCGCGGAAGCATTCGCGCCGTTGCGCGCCACGTTCGACGCGATCCTCGCGGCGCCCGCGATCGTGCACCTGAGCTTCGTCCCGGCCACCGACTACGAATCCACCGAGTGCCTGCGCCGTTGGTGCTGGTGCGACGCATTGTTCATGTCACCGCCTGCCTGGGTGGAACTCTCGCAGCTGTCTGGCGATCCGCGTTATGCGGAGTTCGCGTTGCAGGAATTCTGGGCTACCACCGATTTCCTGTACGACCCGGCGGAGAAACTCTATTTCCGCGACAGCCGTTTTTTCGGCCGGCGCGACGATCAGGGTCGCAAGTTGTTCTGGAGCCGCGGCAACGGCTGGGTGTTCGCCGGTATCGCCAACATCCTCGATGTTTTGCCCGCCAACAGCGCACATCGCCCGCGGCTCGAGGCGTTGTTCCGCGACATGGCGGTGAAATTGAAGTCGCTGCAGAAGCCAGATGGCTACTGGCCACCCTCTTTGTTAGGCCCGGAGAATTCTCCGCCCGAGACCAGCGGCACGGGCTTCTACGTCTACGGCCTCGCCTGGGGCGTCAAGCACGGCCTGCTCGACGCCGCCGAGTACCGCCCCGCCATCGACAGCGGCTGGAGGGCGCTGACGCGCGCCGTCGCCAAAGACGGCCGGCTCGGCTGGGTGCAGCAGGTCAGCGATCAGCCCGACAAGGTCGCCGAGACCGATACGCAGTATTACGGCACCGGTGCATTCCTGCTCGCCGCGAGCGCGTTCGCCTCACTACCTGCGGGCAAGTAA
- a CDS encoding HNH endonuclease signature motif containing protein: protein MIRDDVVKALCATGKWSEPTARLAERARYRCEYCSCDLLASLDAYKRFEVDHIVPTSKGGDPLDFDNLALACRHCNVHLKRSWDPREAVGQDATRERLIEAVKSHLLDAAERYSSDLTVVRTIVGWSPDGAA, encoded by the coding sequence ATGATTCGGGACGACGTCGTAAAAGCTCTTTGCGCAACGGGAAAATGGTCGGAACCTACAGCGAGGCTTGCCGAGCGCGCTCGCTATCGATGCGAGTACTGCTCCTGTGACCTGCTGGCCTCCCTCGACGCCTACAAGCGGTTTGAGGTCGATCACATTGTGCCCACATCTAAAGGTGGTGATCCTCTGGACTTCGACAACCTTGCGCTAGCTTGCCGGCACTGCAATGTGCACCTGAAGCGTTCGTGGGATCCCCGAGAGGCCGTGGGGCAAGACGCGACTCGTGAGCGCCTAATTGAGGCTGTTAAGAGCCACTTGTTGGATGCTGCGGAGCGCTACAGCTCGGATCTGACCGTCGTTCGGACGATAGTGGGGTGGTCACCTGATGGCGCGGCCTAA
- a CDS encoding nuclear transport factor 2 family protein, whose translation MLMLTMICWVGACAAAGSESACKPSAEASRNLVLSFYKKALIEKQPRAAFTQYVSAGFVEHKPDVPNGGVAAVADFLEDLIKELPDARWEILRTVAEEDLVFLHARFTPAPGSPPYAIADIFRVDNCVIVEHWDVVGPPRDGQPNSNSRF comes from the coding sequence ATGCTGATGCTGACAATGATTTGTTGGGTGGGCGCTTGCGCGGCGGCAGGATCCGAATCCGCCTGCAAACCGTCGGCTGAAGCGAGCCGAAACCTGGTTCTGTCTTTCTACAAGAAGGCCTTGATTGAGAAGCAGCCCCGGGCTGCGTTTACGCAGTACGTGTCCGCCGGTTTTGTCGAGCACAAGCCGGACGTTCCCAACGGAGGAGTCGCGGCTGTTGCGGATTTTCTCGAGGACCTGATCAAGGAACTGCCGGACGCACGGTGGGAGATTCTTCGCACGGTCGCAGAAGAAGATCTGGTTTTTCTGCATGCTCGATTTACTCCCGCGCCTGGTTCTCCACCCTACGCCATCGCAGATATATTCCGCGTTGACAATTGCGTTATCGTCGAGCACTGGGATGTGGTTGGACCACCTCGCGATGGGCAGCCCAATTCCAATTCTCGATTCTAA